A single region of the Vicia villosa cultivar HV-30 ecotype Madison, WI linkage group LG4, Vvil1.0, whole genome shotgun sequence genome encodes:
- the LOC131597504 gene encoding uncharacterized protein LOC131597504, which translates to MVISSATDDTVEARLSCKDCSVSFNGRDFPIDLICLPLKRLDVILGMDWLSLNSVYIGCKEKAIFIPAEETSSDDAITKLIEGTISVVNYLFSQERSFLLVLSKEPSVSVELSEIPVVCEFPDVFPEDINSLPPEREAEFSIDLVPGTAPISITPYRMSPIELK; encoded by the coding sequence ATGGTCATTTCATCGGCAACGGATGATACCGTGGAAGCTCGACTAAGTTGTAAAGATTGTTCAGTGTCTTTTAATGGTCGTGACTTCCCGATTGATCTAATTTGCTTACCCCTCAAGAGACTCGATGTCATTCTGGGAATGGACTGGTTGTCTCTTAATTCGGTGTATATTGGTTGCAAGgagaaggccatattcattcctgcaGAAGAGACTTCTTCCGATGATGCAATTACTAAGTTGATAGAAGGTACGATCAGCGTGGTcaattatctcttttctcaagaaagatcTTTTCTGTTAGTTCTTTCCAAGGAACCTTCTGTAAGTGTGGAGTTGTCTGAGATTCCGGTGGTGTGCGAATTTCCTGATGTGTTTCCTGAGGATATCaattctcttcctccggaaagggaagcggAATTCTCAATTGATCTTGTTCCTGGTACTGCCCCAATTTCCATCACTCCTTATAGAatgtctcctattgaactcaAATAA
- the LOC131597506 gene encoding uncharacterized protein LOC131597506, whose translation MALYEALYGRKCPSLVCWAEVGEKSILGPEIIQETNEKVKMIQDNLKKAQDRPKNYADKRRRPLDFEVGDHVYLKVTPRLRLGGLFKTRKLSPRYVGPYQILQKFVPDAFHPIILNSVVVELDLSYDPQPCRILEHASKSLRTKEIPLVKVQWDETRPEEATWELESEMRESYPHLFW comes from the exons ATGGCTCTCTATGAGGCTCTATACGGGAGGAAGTGTCCATCGCTAGTATGTTGGGCCGAAGTAGGAgagaagagtattcttggaccggagattataCAAGAAACTAACGAGAAAGTCAAGATGATCCAAGATAATCTTAAGAAAGCCCAAGACCGACCAAAGAATTATGCGGACAAACGGAGGAGGCCATTAGATTTTGAAGTTGGAGACCATGTGTATTTGAAGGTCACTCCGAGATTGAGATTGGGAGGACTGTTCAAAACGCGTAAGCTCAGCCCAAGATACGTGGGACCTTATCAGATT CTCCAAAAGTTTGTACCTGATGCCTTTCATCCTATTATTCTGAATTCTGTTGTGGTGGAACTAGATCTTTCCTATGATCCTCAACCTTGTCGTATCTTGGAGCATGCTAGCAAGTCTCTACGGACTAAGGAGATACCCCTAGTGAAAGTGCAGTGGGACGAGAcgcgtcctgaggaagctacATGGGAGCTTGAGTCAGAGATGCGAGAATCCTACCCTCACTTGTTCTGGTAA